The genomic stretch atgtatattttggaaGATAAGTTTTTAGAACATTTAGGAACGTTGTACTTCAAAAACCGATAAGCCAGTGAAGTAAAATGGTCAGAAGTATTTGTCACCTAtaattagttgttatatatatcatgaaatcTACGgatatttttcataacaaatatttaggaactatttcatgtaagattttaatcaaaattagtaccaatagaagcagacctctcataggtttatttgtttatttggtaatttatctattttgaagCGTTTATTCTCAATTTCTGATGATATAACAcaaagtttatatcttatccaaaaatttgatttacaccaaaaatgaaaaacaaaactaaccGAAGAAAAGTATgaccaaataaataaaaacttgcCGACGTATTTGTGGGTTGAGAAATACAGAACTAATAAAAATAAGTGTCTATGAGCATTGGAGGGTGTGGATATAGGATAAAGACAGGATGTGGATATAGAATAAAGGCGATAGGAACGTTCATCTTGCATTGAGCCCGAACACCAACAATTGTTGAACTATCCTACAGTCATATTGATTGATAAAATGTGAGTCACATCAAAGTTCACGGTATCGCTTTCAGAgttaatttcgtttctttattctcttttaaagatactttttttagtattttgaaaaggcTAAATGGAAGACTAGTATGAAGTTTTAAGCTGAATCTTTTAcgaattatataatatcaaagaatgtttctgttcttttcaatacaattttattggtttaataCTACAGTATAACAGATTTAGCGTTTTGTGAGTTTATAGAAATTAATCTTGTGAGTAATTTTACATGTGATTAAAACACTTTACCAAGATAAACAACTAGTCATGCTAGTGTATGTATATTTTCTtaagccccatttatgggcattggtttttcttttgaatggttttacacttgtaattgtaagggacttttatagctggctgttccgtgtgagccaaggttccgtgttgaaggccgtaccttgacctataatggtcttttataaattttaacttggatagagagttgtcttattggcactgtgactcataccacatcttcctatatcgatcAAACCAGGTTTTGTTGCGAGCATAGCATAAAGCATGTTAAAGcatagaatattttcttttttatttggaatttatcatactggcttcatttttccgttctgaaaatcataacagaaattaataacgttaAACGTTGGTTAAAAGTTTTGCGACAGGAGACCTTTCAGAATTCATAAActtagtattttttttgtttaatgatatAATCAAGATTGTTGCATGCCGTTCAAATGTTATAGATTAGGAGCCACCTTTGCTTTGTACATTAattcagtctgcaccaaaaactttttcaactactggtccgaagaccaatattctgacatttttcttattgggccaaacaaaattttgcaaaaacttactagtccgaatgaaattttactagtctggggcatcggactagtggctaacagTGCAGACTGTTAATTATGTCAAAAAGTGATTATATGCaaagaataagagaaaaaaataattgttgaatgcagtaataataaataacgaatttacaaactttttagaAATGATGTTCAAATTGGCCATCAAGatcaaaattgataaaacaaaatcatatatcGATActgtacttttttcatgtttcaaactgatataaaaaaaaaatactaccgagaagaaaggccaatgctttgtattgtactaacgggataaaaataacgaataatatgtttttaacaataaaaaaattggtgtggactttaacggtgcttttttgtggactttagcggaacttgttattgtggacttcaacggcgttttcttgtggactttagcggaggtaattttgtggactttggcggaaagtttgtggactttagcggcgttgtggacttaaccggaaatttgttgtggactttagcggtgttgtggactttagaggaattgtggactttaacggtgccacaacggtggtttaaacttttttttaaatattctgtttcaaTCAAAAGAAAGGGAAAATATCTTTGCCCCAAGGGGATACTAAttgaaatgaatattatttttctgttttaattaaactgttcttaaaaaaaaatatgtgccgcTTTTGCATTTCGGTTCTATACGTAGCAAGTCGAGCAAACCACTCATATAAATTATGCTGTATGATTGAGCTGCACGAAATGAAAAAAGTACGactttatttatacaatgcatgaaaaataacGTCAAACTAACGTTACTAAAACTAACACCAACACTGTATGCGACATCATTACATTTTCAAAGCTTTAGAGCATTAGAATAGGTAAACGTtaagagaaaaattctaattgaccaatccaattcaagtatttatagatatgcaaatgataaAAGAATTATTCAATAATAGTCAAAttatactataaaatattaaattcagTTCAACTTACCTGtagtattattaatttttttatctttacttttggattgtttgtcataatttataaaatggGACATTTTTCATATAAGTACATTTCTTTGTGATTCATATTGTACAGTGCaagataaaatgtttttcatcttctatgatattattatgacataatttgcaCAAACTTTCTTCTCAAAGTATGACATTTAAACAGCATTGGTATAAATATTGGTTTTATCTTatttgaaacaatgaaacaatttAATTAACAATACTGgaccaaaataaaataattccaatGAAGATTTTTATATCTGTATTTCTTTTTTAAGTTGCAGAATAAAAAGTGTGACTTAAATACATACTGTCATTTTGTGCTGCTCGATCAGTAATGATTTCTTGACGGTCATAAATTGACCTTTTGGTCCCTCCCATTACAACACGGCAGATGACTGTTGAGTTTTgctgtacataaatatataaaaaggaatAATGAATGATGGTTTATTAACATTTGTAGACTGTCAACAAAAATATCTACATCTTTAACACGAAGACCATAATTAAGAAGCAGCTGACCATAGTCCATACTTaactataatataattaatattgtaaCAGCTCTATATGATTTCCTATATATCTCGAGTGCCTTGGAGTTGAATGAGGACTTGGATAAATTGTTACTGTGAGCAcgcactttttttttcatttttgtctattaacatgattaattagAAAACTACAGGATGATTATTATGATGATGGGTGGTAAATTGCTCAAATATTCTAGCAATTCTAACTCTTGTATAGAGTAACTTAGACTGCAACttttgttgtgtttatttccCAAATTTAGTCACATATTCAAATctactataaaatattaaattcagTTCAACTTACCTGTAGTATTATCATTTCAAAAACTTTCTATCAAATGAAATGTCGCACGGATGCTAGGTTTAAATATCAAAGTCTGTAGCACGAGGAAAACGATCCGCGCGAAATATCAAGGACAAGGTCAGTTAGGTTAAATGAATaaactaaaaatagaatattaatatcatggattttgaaaaaaattcatACTGACCAAAATAATCTGGTTGACATTAagatttgaaatttatatattaaaaatgccggaatcaataattaaaaattaatactTCTTTCAAATTATTTTGCGGCAAAGCCGTCACGAAAAAATAAGGAAACTATCATTAAAAGTTCAAAAGGGAGCGTGGAAGGTTATCATGTTTTCCCTATTAACAGTAGTATTCTTTATTCCCAAAATGATGAAAACAAATTAACTGGTCGAGCAAAGGACAAAAAAAATGCCctcacctttttttttataaatgttaaatgatTGTTCCCAAGCATTTAAAGTAATAAATGAAAACGAAattgaagaaaattaaaagaaaattaaaacaatccGAAAATCCCATGGGGTTTATTAAAAGGGGGTCAAACCCAGGCTAAAATAGGAGGATCAAACCATATGACACGATTTAAAAGCATCAGAGGCGAATTAAGAGGGCCCGAGTGTTAATCTTTTCCCGGCCTTTTGTGGGAAAATTGGTTTACTTGGagggaatcaatgaagcatgactgGTCAGGGTTACAATGAGTGGCCGTTCATGTCATTTGTGGGATATTCTATCGCGTTAGAAAAAAATTACGCgttattttgtaaaactatcGCGTTATTGTCTAAAACTAACGCGTTATTACAAAAAACTATCGCGATATGTGATTTTTGCTATTTATTTGAAACATTATCAAACTAACGcgttaattttcataaataacgCGATATTTATCATTGACgctatattaaagaaataacgcgttattttgttaaaatatcgCGTTACTTTGTTAAACAAACGCGTTACTTTGTAAAACTATCGCGTTCTACTTTTTATCGCGTTAATGTCTAAAACTGTCGCGTTAGTTCTACAAATGCAATCTAACAGTGCATTCATCTACCAAAACGTGCGCACCAATcagaaaatatattataaaaaatttcGGGTGCCTGCGGTGCGATTGGTCCATGGTTTCATGTGACTACAGGATGCTAGATGCTGACCCACAACATCCGCCATCTTGCTGAATTCATTTAGACCCAAACCACAATTTTTGTTCGCCtcaattttcattgttttcagtCGAAACAAAAAGACATGAGTTCCGATGCAAGAGTAAGTGGTTCAAATTGAAGATTCCATCCTGTTTTTAAATATCTATAGCACGTGCATCTCATTTTCAGTTTGGTCGCCGAACTGTAAAAATTATATCGGATAATTTGTGTCAAAATATTCTGCAGAACTAAACAGAAATAATATGTGGAGTTTAaatatcattgattgattaatagaGCTTTGAAAGATCTATTTTTTCATTCATCAATTATTTATACACCGATGTCGGTGACTTATATTTCAAAGGTCATTGGtgggaaaaaagggggggatttGTCTTTTCGAATCAATTTGCTATAAAATTTCCGATTTCCATTGAATAAATAGCAGGTTAGATTTTTCTTTCTTACCAAATCTGCCTGTACTCTATTAGGGAATGACCGTGTGGggttatgttgttgttttttatatattgtgaGTCCCAATCTGATGAAAAAGAATTCTAATCAGGCAGATGAGTACAAAAAATAATCTAATTGATTGCGTTGAACAACTCACAATGCACATTGACAACATGAGGAGCTGCACCATTTgtaatttgtcaataaatgaacTTGGTTTTGACACATTTTGCTGCATATCTGTTCAgtgttttaatgaaatattttgttcacTTTTTAGTCGTTCATATGATTAagttattgtgtacatgtatctttaCTTGTAACGATTCAGTGCCCTGGTATGAAAGAATGTtgactaatatcatgaatatttagatgttttatatattaatattgaatttatatatatgcgaaagcaaatttacagatctaacattgttgggttgatgtttagacgagttgtatatacataatgtacacagccatgtagcACCATcgttgctggtgatccgatggataaatctgttgtacagttgtcactgactcagacgtacttataaatataattattttctgtgactgtatcttgcattaatgtgtaggatcctttactatagataattgagctgatctgtaacaataacatctccatgccttgtATATAATGTACTGTAGtatgacgctagattaaaactgatgtGGAACGGTgacacacggccactgaaagctttattatttgtGAAGCCACTGTGGTCTAGTGGACGGCTATaagctacagtgcaggcgatttggtgtcatgatatctcagtagcatgggttcaaatcccggcgagggaagaacgaaaaatttgtgaaagcaaattaaaagatctaacattgttgggttgatgtaaAACTAATTATCAGTTATTGCGTAACACTGACCGACCTCTCAGCGGTGATGAGCAACTTGACAATTTTAaccaacatttataatgaaaatgtgaaaataaacacGCTGCGGGATCAAGTATTAAGGGACAGCGGACAATTAAGACGCTGCGGGATCTTCGAAAATATTATGAAGGCGCTGCGtatcggcctggggagaacactgaagtttagacgagttgtatatttatattttaatatcatatgtttagtagtaaatacagtagttttcatatttgataaatagcctgctgtttaatccatattgtgcaactttgatgcgcaccctttatcccataccctttatcacacatTCACACcctacttttttatttatttatttttttattttttaagaaatatttttcatcaaaatagGTACGGTCATTTgggcgtgacgcaatttattgaatgacgtcattatTATGTACATGTGACGTCaagaacgtcaagttttcatattttttggcacactaaatggctttatgcaactataaaaaatgcaaaacacacaaaaaaatacagtgataaacaaaatatttttaaaacaacagcacgcaaattgtaaggttaCCCAgttgcttcggataagtaattgagtaGTTCTTtgaaggcctttgaaacaagacaaaagtagaactgaaggtaacccggtgctatggatcagaaaacagttcatataatataatactctcctgttgaaatatatgataaagcgtataaaacatggtaaaatccgtatcgcatgccgtatcaccctcaaCCAATATCAACCCTCGGGCCTAaagcccttgggctgatattggtgtatacatgtatatatacagaataattaatacatggcaaaatccgtatcatttgtcgtatcatatatatatgtaccatGTGTATACCGGTTATATACAAGTATAAATTTAAATAACCTTTAAACCTATGATTGCGCTTTataaaaaccacaatttttatatgtgtgcatgtaaaacaaatttcttggtaaaGTGGTCTaaatacaaacaacattttcaaaagaccaaaaacaGTGAGAaagtatttattttaacaaaatgcatttgactaacaggtcgaacaacggTTGTCCGTAAGTTCtgctaatatatataaaatatgcatattataaaatgaaaaacattgtttgtaaattgttttaaatggaacaattatatagaatttttttttttatatatttaagacTGTTTTTGGAGCAACATCATCCAGACCAGAACTTCAGTGTCCAGCCGCAGCAACTGTACAACAGTTTGATGATAGGGGTAAGACTAATTATGctttggtacatgtacatgtaccatactGTGAATGAATGAACAAAGAAGTTAATATTTTATTCTTGAGCACTTGAAGTATTACGtaaacaaaattaacttttgataATAAAATCACTGCATCTTTTATGCACCATAGTAGTCATTCCAAAAGTTAATTATTTGCCATCATTCCAATGGGTAGTTGCAGTTCATGCACAcatgttattttattgtttattggaataacctgtctttttattttaccAGCTATACATGTAAAATGCCATATACAACActcttatttttttcagaatggaAATCCAATCTATTCAAAAATTTAAGTCAGTGTACTGATGTCATTCACCAAGAGGAACATTGTTCATCTGCCCTGAAGGAAGCTGGCTTTGCTTCACCAGAAACTCCATTTTTATTACAACTAGAGAAGTCACTTCTTGATATAGCTTTGCCAGCCTTATCTGATGGGACATTTTACTGTTCATTGTTCAAAATTGAGAACAACTGCTACTGTAGATTTTTTGAAAGTGGTGTTTTGGAAGGTTATTTTTTAGCTGAAGGTAAGTTTTCTAATGAATAAGCTTCACTGTTTTATAACTAATCAATAGTTGTTGGTTACTGAAACTATAGTGGTCTTATATTATTCAAGTTCTGTTTGCATGTTTCTAAATTGTAAGGTACATTCTTACTAATATCAGTAATCATATATACAGTATATCCAATTATTTGAATCAATATTTTCCCCCAATAACAGAGTAGTTCCTTAATGTTGTACAATATATATGTCAAGTAGTAATTAGAATGCAATACATGTCTAAGCAGTTTTTGTGTTGtaaatttttttcaaagttatcACATAAGTAATATACAGAGTAAACAGTCATGCAATCATCTGTAATAGTTATTAATTAAAATTGTGTAAAAGGATCTGTATAAAGcattaacattgttttttttaagcaGTTCATTACAATCTCCATTCTTTTCACATAAAACAAAGAGATCATTTTAGATTTGAAATTagtttttattgttattgataTATTACAGGTATAAGATATGTAAAATCTTACATGGAAGATAATTTTGACAATATTTCAATGGGGAAGTTTATTTGGTGCCAAGTCTCAACTCCAGAAGATATAACACAGTACCAtcaaagatatgccaaaagatTGGACAGAAAAAGAAGTCATAAGGCTATGAGTAAGTTTAAAAGCACTTGGAAAAAATATCCAGTGagattgtttgttgttttctaaGCATCCCTTTTTGGcgttttattgaaatatttctttgtttttaattttattgacattgacattttattttaactaTCATTAAATATGCAACAAAAATATCCTTAGATTAAAAATTAAACTATCAAAAAACCTTCTATTTGTATCTGATAGGTTAGATGTATTAATGCAAGTCAATTTTCTCATTGAATTTGATCAAATTCTATCCCTTAGGGTTTCCTCATTTTCccctataaaaaaatatttttgtttatttcaatatacatttatacaaaaaaaacaagatCCATGATCCTGAAGTTTTCTATTAAGTTTGAAAGAACATTGGCATAGAAGTCTTTGACAGAAGTTTCATGAAAAACATCATTGAATATTTAGAATTCCAGAAACCTTAGGAATACTCTTTTGTGGTATACAATGTGAATACATCTTATTTACATTCAATTCATCaaatattgaatattaaaaaagagTTGCCAGTTCTCATTTCATGTTAATTGCAATGTCTTTCATATCCTATACATGTGACCTACAAGATAAGATAATAGATTATTGATTTCCTCATTATATATTTCAGGTCAACCCTCTGCAGATATTGGGCGAAGATTCAATTATTTGATGACAAAAAATAAAGGAAGTGTTGTGAATGCACACAGAAATCTTTTGGCGAAGGCACAAACAATTAGTCCAACTTCAGAAAACCTCCAGTTTCTTGGCACTGTTTTGCATGTTATCAAAAAGAATTCTCACAAAGAAACAAATCAGTTATTAGCAaggttagaaaaaaaatattgtataagaCCAATACACGTTTTTAGAAagtaaaaatacatatatatatatatcttactaAAACTGAGTGTGAGTTCTACTGAAAAGTTTTCAgctcacaattattttttttcagtaagaTTAATGTATTAAAAGTTTGTAGTAAAAGATATTAAGCAAAATGGTCTGCTTGATTATTTGTAGAGTTAAATGTCAATGAGAAAGTAAAACAACAATTTACCCAATGTATTATCATACTCATTTTATGATTACCACTAGAGACATTTGGATTCATATAAAGATAAGTGCTGTATTTGGCAAGCATCTTTTGTTCTAATTTGAACTAGTATTCTTTCAAACGTGACGATTTGTTCTTGTATTTTCAGTCATATAAATATGCATGATACATTTGATTAAACAAAACATATGAGATTGTATATCACAGTATGTGCAGTGCTGTAAGACATTAAAGAATGTTAATAATGACAGAAAGAATATTAAAATAATGGATTATCTTTTTAGGTACCATGAGGCTACAGGTGCATTTAGATCGACCTCACATACTTGGGAAAACTCCTTTCAGCAGTATAGAGTGAATGGTGTACCCCAACATCCACCTGAATTTTCCTCTCTTTTAGATGCTCCAAGAAGTTCCCATTTCACTTGGCATGAGAAGTGCATGATAATATCTGCTATCCCCAACAACCATTACTGGGATGAAGTAGATCAGGCCCATGTGGGATATGCTAGGATGCTGTCTGTTAGAGATGAAGTAGGGAAGAAAAAACCAGCATCTTTAAGAAATTTAATACTACTTCACTGCAGAGACAAAGATTTTGGTACCATCTATCAGCTAGTTAAAAGGTACAAGAACCCAGCAACAGAAACATCCGCAATCCAGAGTTCAGTAAACCAAACATCAAATCATACTGAAGTTAGTCAACCTGAAGAACAAAGATCTGTTAGAACAAGACGCAAAGCTCTCACAGAGGAAGACATTCTAAGAAATTTGACCATCTTAAATCCAGATTTTATTGAAGAAAACAGATCCACAGAAAATTCATTGTACCAACAGTATAAAACTGCACAAATAGAAACAGGAACCCTTCAATGGAGACTTCACAAACCCCACATTGACATATTATGCATGAATGATATCAACATGAATACTGGAACTATATATGATTTTTCTTATGTTCATATGACTAGAACTTTGGAAGGAAATGAACTACATTATAGTTGTACTTGTAAACTTTATGCCACCCTTCTTCAACTTGCAACTTTAAATGACAATCTTGATGCTGAGATTTATGATGTTAATATTCGATGCTGCCATATTCGTCTTTTTAAGGAAGTGATTGAACcaatttttattaatgtttttactCCAGAATCCATTCCACAACCAACTAAAAGTCAAGAAATTGTTATCAGATCTTTAGAACTTCTGGACAGACCTGTTTGTATTTTGCCATCAACATTGAAAACCAAGAAATTTACTGTAAGAGACGAAAATGATACTGAATCTTGTAATTTTGTTCACCTATCCAAAAACCGTTTAATATGTCAATCTGGGGAATGCCAAACAATATACGGATGCTCTCAAAGAAAAGTAATATATCTAGAAGAGACTACCAACATATGTCCTCATCTTGATGCCATGAAGAAGAACAGAGATTTATGGTTAGTTAATCTGGATAACATGGAGGATGACAATGATGATGAAGACGATGATCAGTTTAACAACCAACCCAACTTGGATGATGATGATGCAGAACTCAATGAACCTGTGCAAACTGATACAATTTCACAGGTATATTTAAAGAAAGCCTATTAGATACATAGGtatatggagatgtggtatgagttccaatgagacaactctccatcgaaataacaatttataaaagtaaacaattctAGGTCTAGGTATgaccttcaatacggagccttggcttacaacAGTTTCATCTTTGTTAAAAACTAATCAATTACAAGGTCTTATTTTtcttatacatataacaaaatttaatgtgaattgaagtccaaaatttttaaagatacattttaCCCTCCACAATAAGATAAACATTTAAAGTCGGTTTTAGGTCATCCCAATTCTGTAGCTTATAACTGAAAAATATCAGTGTTTCAGCATCATTTATacaaataatatatgtttaaaattttggtatcATTGTAAAAAATGTTTAGGagtattcataattttaaatgtatgatggTATTTTTTAGGATGGTGTTTTCAAAGAAAATACAGGGTTATGGGATTTTCCAAGTTTAAGTCAACACCCACCAAAACAGGACAATGATCCTAGCTTTAGAGAGGCCATACAGTTGAGACATGCTATATTTGATGGAGCTAAAGATTTTCACAGAGATATAACAGGATGTTTTGCTGGGCAAACACTGGTTTTGTGTCCTCCATTACCAATAGGTAATTGTCCATGTGGGGTATGTATACAAGTCAATTTCCTATCTTGTAAACtcgaaatatttgaaaacaactactgtaaaccaacttattttcgtgaatactttatttcgcgtttataCCCAGCTAGTCAACTTCGCGGCAATTTAATTTCGTATTTTCTTATTTACTTAATGTAGTTTGAATAGGGAAAGATTCAAGTTATTCCTTTTCGCAACGATTTAATTTTCCGTTATTTTTCTACTAGCGATAGTAGTGAAAATAAATCGCTCCCGAaatttagttggtttacagtttaCTTGTCTTTGATGTGACTGTATTAAAATGAGACATATCTCTTGATCTGTTTTGTGTTTATTTCATAAATAGATACAATGAAATGTTATGGTTTACTGTAagctttatatcttttttttatttggaaatatACTATGTTTTATATcagaatattgtatttttatatcagaatattgtatttttatatcaGAATATTGTATTTCactaaaacatacatttattacAGACTGGTTATTACAGTGAGATGTTCCCAGAAGGAAAATTGTCAGAAGTAAGGTATAGACCAACAGTGTACCTGACAAATGGACCTGCAAGATATGTTGTAAGTGGAACTTTTTGAACTATTGTAGAAACTCAGTTTAGTGTTGAAATGTTTCAGAACTACTATGTATATGTTcacagtataaaaataaggagatgtgatatgattgacaAAGTTAAGATAAAGTGTAAGGTTTATTTCAAGTCATAATTTTACATATCTATGTTTCAATTGCTGTATTAATAAAAGTACACATTACTCAATTTGTCTgacgttatacatgttataggttgaaaaaaagttaactttgagATGCTCTTAAATCTTACTTGTTTAAATATTCTCCTTATTGGCTTTCTGCTCTGAACAATGGCAGTGTAATCAAATCCATCAGTAGACTGTCAAATGTCTTTACAGACAAACAATTTATAagtaaacaaaatgtattttttacacTCATAGAACTTGCAGAATATGTGCAAAATTAGGTAAATGTGTATTGTCCAAGAATTAAGATcaaaatgattaaattaaaacataactatgAATACTTTTTACTTGTTAAAGGTC from Mytilus edulis chromosome 7, xbMytEdul2.2, whole genome shotgun sequence encodes the following:
- the LOC139482652 gene encoding uncharacterized protein, with protein sequence MSSDARTVFGATSSRPELQCPAAATVQQFDDREWKSNLFKNLSQCTDVIHQEEHCSSALKEAGFASPETPFLLQLEKSLLDIALPALSDGTFYCSLFKIENNCYCRFFESGVLEGYFLAEGIRYVKSYMEDNFDNISMGKFIWCQVSTPEDITQYHQRYAKRLDRKRSHKAMSQPSADIGRRFNYLMTKNKGSVVNAHRNLLAKAQTISPTSENLQFLGTVLHVIKKNSHKETNQLLARYHEATGAFRSTSHTWENSFQQYRVNGVPQHPPEFSSLLDAPRSSHFTWHEKCMIISAIPNNHYWDEVDQAHVGYARMLSVRDEVGKKKPASLRNLILLHCRDKDFGTIYQLVKRYKNPATETSAIQSSVNQTSNHTEVSQPEEQRSVRTRRKALTEEDILRNLTILNPDFIEENRSTENSLYQQYKTAQIETGTLQWRLHKPHIDILCMNDINMNTGTIYDFSYVHMTRTLEGNELHYSCTCKLYATLLQLATLNDNLDAEIYDVNIRCCHIRLFKEVIEPIFINVFTPESIPQPTKSQEIVIRSLELLDRPVCILPSTLKTKKFTVRDENDTESCNFVHLSKNRLICQSGECQTIYGCSQRKVIYLEETTNICPHLDAMKKNRDLWLVNLDNMEDDNDDEDDDQFNNQPNLDDDDAELNEPVQTDTISQDGVFKENTGLWDFPSLSQHPPKQDNDPSFREAIQLRHAIFDGAKDFHRDITGCFAGQTLVLCPPLPIGNCPCGTGYYSEMFPEGKLSEVRYRPTVYLTNGPARYVVRDRECLAGCPGCLVKYSGAINSLHFLSKETAAGDEIGWDFIDHALNTHVTFSAFCKIMSNKYSRIYSSAKFMSVQTFISWWFSWSSKFKIDFRKQCYICKSNPKFLACDGTKIGISFRQSNVKPIETPEPTAELIDPCHRRNDRAFLRFRADLPNENENIRKCRDHLAYLARKRLGLTGANDIMNFQTETDRTEILINTVDEKCKDIIRRFYCNEYPDVLMKKLSIIFKGLSSNHSLSAFIPFRYTELFISILDEIKNGDCSRLNLVSEFSPEIRDVLNAAQSNRNNLTDVISFFQYLVSRVDEIKQLNKPAAPANPQHGSYNPTKNGVAYYFTPSGEKQRDLPKYTMNEKAHSKNYDDLPARTNEQCNKIYPEVSRKGTTYLFLWFDPKHYGHCYGFHIIPGSEGRKDPFTSAYCYLEEAPEEVFYDFSCQLEEYCLNREPGFWENTRFWHDLFHGYSHKCPYCYKSQRLAPLQGLNTEICEQFNSFIQKIKYSARSMTLEKFCFYLQFMIYHWCERKREAFEKRCGIAAAYLA